The window CTGTGCGAGCGGCACCGCCCGCAACCGTTACAGGCGCGGGTCGTCGTCGTGATCGGCGCGGTACCCGACCACTGCTGCAACACCTCGAGCTGCGGCGGCGGTTCGTGCGGCATCAAAGAGTTCACCAACTTCGATGCCGCGGACTCCACCAAACGTGTTTCAGCCATTGCCGCGGGTGCCGATGCCCCGTCGTCAACGCCCGTGCCCTGACCAGCGGCCCTGCCCTGACCAGCGGCCCTGGCCTGACCAGCGGCCCTGGCCTGAGTAGCGGCCCTGGCGTGAGCAGCGGCCGCGCCCTGACCAGCGGCCGAACGGGTGTCGCCGGCGGGATCGGCAGACGTCGCACGGGAATGCTCACGTATCGCCAGTGCGATCTTCTCGTCAGGGGCGATCAGGGGCTCGCCTTCGTCGGACCGGCGTCGCGGCAGGACACTCCGACCCGACTCCACGATCTCGATCGTATGATTGAACGGCCGCAGGTTATCGTCGGGTTTTTGTAGAACCGCCCCAAATAGCTTCCCGCCATTGAACCGGTGTTGCGGGTCAAAGAGTCGTTTCACTTGGCCCATCGCCGGCCATAAGTCACCAAGCTGAGTCGGCATCAGATAGGACCGGCTGAGTCCCGCCGCATGCTCCACGCCAATTTGCCCACCCATTCGCCAAACCACTTCGGCGATCGCTTCACTGAGCGGGTGAACGCGATCTCGATCCTCTGAATTTGCCAGATCCAGCATGGGGCGAATGTGCAATTGCCCGTGTCCTGCATGGGCAAATACGGTCGCCGTCACGTGGTGCCGCTTGAGCACATCTTGGACGGCAAACAGCATTTCGGGAAGCCGCTCCGGAGGGGCGTAGATATCTTCGACAAACGGCAGCGGCATGGCCTGGCCGCGCACTCGATACTGACGCTGAATCACCCGCCGAAATAGAATCCAGAACAAGTCTCGCTGTTCATTTTGGACGGTATCCTGCGATGTGAACGCAGCATCGGGACCGCTGGCGAGCGTTTTTCGGAGGATGCCCAAGCGGTGATAGAGATCCCCGAGCGACTCGCCTTGGATTTCAACCAACATCCCTGCCTCAGCTTCGCGGGGAACGAGATCCGCAAAACGTCTCTCTCCCTCTCGAGCAATCTGCAACAACCGGCGATCCATCACGTCACAGGCGATCGGTCCGTGGTCGAGGGCCATCACGGCTGCCCGCATGGCTGAATCCAGGCGGCGGAAGAATAACAGCACCACGCCGCGATGCGCCGGGATCAATTCGGTACGGAGCGTGGCATCGACCATCACCGCCAGCGTACCTTGGGTGCCCGCATAAAATTTTGCTAGATCGACCACCCCAGCAGCGTCGACAACATCGTCGATCCGATAGCCATTGCTCGCCGGTGAGCGAAACGGACTGGTTTGCAGCTGCGTGCGGAACTGGTTTTGAATCTCACTCAGGCCACTGGCTACCCGATTTCGAAAGCCCACACCACCCTCATCGCCAGCGGCGCTCGATGGCGGCAAGTAATCATCGGGGGCGTGCTGGGAAAGTTCCACCAATTCGCCCTGGGCATTGATCACACGTACCGATTCGATCGTGTCCCGTGCCGAGCCGCTGCGTAGATAATGGCTGCCCGATGCGTTGGTCGCGATGACGCCGCCCATCGTATTGATCGCACGGGTTGCGGGGTCGGGTCCGTACCACCGCCCCGCATGAGCGAGCAATCGATTGACGCTCGCCAGCGTCGCACCACTCTGAACGGTGATCCGGGTAGCGTCCTCTTGCAGCGC of the Allorhodopirellula heiligendammensis genome contains:
- a CDS encoding FAD-binding and (Fe-S)-binding domain-containing protein, which translates into the protein MRTDLDRQRLHDDLRGLVDGEVLCDDVSLQLYASDASIYQIRPMGVVRPRSAADISATVIYARDHGLTIHPRGSGSGVAGESLGPGIVLDMSCHLRRVALQEDATRITVQSGATLASVNRLLAHAGRWYGPDPATRAINTMGGVIATNASGSHYLRSGSARDTIESVRVINAQGELVELSQHAPDDYLPPSSAAGDEGGVGFRNRVASGLSEIQNQFRTQLQTSPFRSPASNGYRIDDVVDAAGVVDLAKFYAGTQGTLAVMVDATLRTELIPAHRGVVLLFFRRLDSAMRAAVMALDHGPIACDVMDRRLLQIAREGERRFADLVPREAEAGMLVEIQGESLGDLYHRLGILRKTLASGPDAAFTSQDTVQNEQRDLFWILFRRVIQRQYRVRGQAMPLPFVEDIYAPPERLPEMLFAVQDVLKRHHVTATVFAHAGHGQLHIRPMLDLANSEDRDRVHPLSEAIAEVVWRMGGQIGVEHAAGLSRSYLMPTQLGDLWPAMGQVKRLFDPQHRFNGGKLFGAVLQKPDDNLRPFNHTIEIVESGRSVLPRRRSDEGEPLIAPDEKIALAIREHSRATSADPAGDTRSAAGQGAAAAHARAATQARAAGQARAAGQGRAAGQGTGVDDGASAPAAMAETRLVESAASKLVNSLMPHEPPPQLEVLQQWSGTAPITTTTRACNGCGRCRSHSADERQCPMFRITATEEASPRAKANLLRGVLSGELGVNELTGERAKAVADLCFNCHSCRIDCPASVNIPKIVGEIKAQYVATNGLALSDWLISRIDVVASVASRVAWLSNFLLRRRSMRWLGENLFGLSAARDIPPLVSETFLRYAIRRRWHKASPHGGLKVVYFVDHYANYHDPEIGRALAEILQHNRIGFYVPVGQGLSGMGRITAGDLKGARRVARRNVRVLADAVRQGYTVLASEPAAALCLQHEYPNLLDSEDAHLVARHSHEACQYLWSLHEEDRLELEFSPIDHRIVYHQPCHSRVLDREPTAASLMRLIPGIQVDVVGKGCSGMAGTWGLHRKNFRNSLRIGWPMISAVRKVADAAPSTECSACKLQMEHGGDYTAVHPLKLLAHAYGRLPRPELRNDS